The following proteins come from a genomic window of Nitrospira sp.:
- a CDS encoding Undecaprenyl diphosphate synthase — MTHHPASSFDHLSESELTAKLDPELLPKHVAVIMDGNGRWAELRGLPRIAGHREGINSVREMITLCLELGIHALTIYAFSQENWNRPTQEISALMGLLEHYLSTERASLIEQGVCFRAIGRHELLPPSAQHWVRTTEKETAHLDKLILTVALSYGGRAEIVDAVKTLVEDVQTGTVQPSLIDETMIQQYLYTHPLQDPDLLIRTSGETRISNFLLWQLAYTELCFTPTLWPDFRRREFLLALIEYQRRERRFGRVLSTVSS; from the coding sequence ATGACACACCACCCGGCTTCAAGTTTCGATCACCTGTCCGAGAGCGAATTGACCGCCAAGTTGGATCCGGAACTGCTCCCGAAACATGTCGCGGTCATTATGGACGGCAACGGCCGGTGGGCGGAACTCCGAGGGCTTCCCCGCATTGCGGGCCATCGCGAAGGCATCAATTCCGTCAGAGAGATGATTACTCTTTGTCTGGAACTCGGCATCCATGCTCTGACTATTTATGCGTTTTCGCAAGAAAATTGGAACCGTCCGACACAAGAAATCAGCGCACTCATGGGGCTCCTGGAACATTACCTTTCTACGGAACGGGCCAGCTTGATCGAGCAAGGTGTATGTTTCCGCGCCATTGGTCGCCATGAGTTGCTCCCGCCATCGGCTCAACACTGGGTTCGCACGACCGAGAAAGAAACGGCGCACCTCGATAAACTGATCCTGACTGTCGCCCTCAGCTACGGAGGACGAGCGGAAATCGTCGACGCCGTGAAAACTCTGGTGGAGGACGTCCAGACAGGAACCGTGCAACCGAGCCTGATCGATGAAACCATGATCCAGCAGTACCTCTACACGCACCCGCTCCAAGATCCTGACTTACTGATTCGGACGAGCGGAGAAACCAGGATCAGCAACTTTCTCCTGTGGCAGCTGGCCTATACGGAGTTGTGCTTTACGCCGACCTTATGGCCGGATTTTCGGCGACGTGAGTTCCTGCTTGCACTGATCGAGTATCAACGGCGGGAACGCCGCTTTGGCCGCGTGCTGAGCACCGTGTCTTCGTGA